From Chryseobacterium gallinarum, one genomic window encodes:
- the fabD gene encoding ACP S-malonyltransferase, which produces MKALVFPGQGSQFVGMGKELYDSRKDIKDLMESANEILGFDILSIMFNGTDADLKKTEVTQPSIFIHSVAALKAVNGLGAEMVAGHSLGEFSALVANGVLSFDDGLKLVAERAKAMQDACDANPSSMAAILGLEDAKVEEICAQISGIVVPANYNCPGQLVISGETPAVEEACVKLKEAGAKRALLLPVNGAFHSPLMQPAQERLAAAIENTKFRKATIPVYQNITTTAVTNPDEIKQNLIDQLTGPVKWTQSVQNMIKDGASNFVEVGPGKTLQGLIKKIDGTVESTSAI; this is translated from the coding sequence ATGAAAGCACTTGTATTTCCTGGGCAGGGTTCTCAGTTCGTAGGAATGGGAAAAGAATTGTACGATTCTAGAAAAGATATTAAAGATCTGATGGAATCTGCCAATGAAATTTTAGGTTTCGACATCCTTTCCATTATGTTTAACGGAACAGATGCAGATCTTAAAAAAACAGAGGTTACCCAGCCTTCAATTTTTATACATTCAGTAGCAGCATTAAAAGCAGTAAATGGTCTTGGAGCCGAAATGGTAGCAGGACATTCTTTGGGAGAATTTTCAGCATTAGTGGCCAACGGCGTTTTATCTTTCGATGACGGGTTGAAATTAGTCGCAGAAAGAGCTAAGGCTATGCAGGACGCTTGTGATGCTAATCCAAGTTCTATGGCCGCTATTTTAGGATTGGAAGACGCTAAAGTAGAAGAAATCTGTGCACAAATCAGTGGAATTGTTGTTCCTGCAAATTATAACTGTCCCGGACAGCTGGTAATCTCAGGAGAAACACCTGCGGTAGAAGAAGCTTGTGTAAAACTGAAAGAAGCAGGCGCCAAAAGAGCATTATTGTTACCTGTAAACGGAGCCTTTCATTCACCATTGATGCAGCCTGCACAAGAAAGGTTAGCTGCGGCCATTGAAAATACAAAATTCAGAAAAGCTACCATTCCTGTGTATCAGAATATCACGACTACAGCAGTAACAAATCCTGACGAGATCAAACAAAATCTGATCGATCAGCTTACCGGTCCTGTAAAGTGGACGCAGTCTGTACAGAATATGATTAAAGACGGTGCGTCTAACTTTGTAGAAGTAGGACCAGGAAAAACCTTGCAGGGATTGATCAAAAAAATTGATGGAACAGTAGAATCTACTTCTGCAATCTAA
- the bshC gene encoding bacillithiol biosynthesis cysteine-adding enzyme BshC yields MKTINKIPFSDIESIPQLVKDFLNQKIEGFENSTFSLEHFRNQIHIKQDSFSQEQREVLYNVLEKQLSGFTLSSGQKKNMDLLKLPDTFTITTGHQLNLFSGPVFFVYKILQTIKTCTYLKENFPDFNFVPVYWMASEDHDFAEINHFKTENNYYETNEKAGGPVGRIKITDTYFISEFEKEFKDSVFGTELILMLKEAYKNGNTLTEAIKTLVNRLFSEFGLLMLDGDSKDLKQQAKDIFKDELLHFSLQKNSKNKVDFLTGKYGKVQVNPREINLFYLTETRDRIDYNGQHYLVVDTNLQFTKEEILAELEQNPEKFSPNALMRPVYQEKVLPNLAYIGGNAEIMYWLELKDYFSATGIPFPILIPRNSMLFLKEKTVKKIEKLHLKTEDFFQNFTTITNQVIMKDNTILQLLEDKEELLVRNFSELKEAAETTEKSFGNMVKAEEVRQLKSFKRMKKRLLHAEKIKQNELLERLENLFLDVHPSKIWQERVFNFSVFFSDEGYSWLENCLEEMVVQESKLIIVAI; encoded by the coding sequence TTGAAAACAATTAATAAAATTCCGTTTAGCGATATAGAAAGTATCCCCCAGTTGGTAAAAGATTTTTTAAATCAGAAAATTGAGGGTTTTGAAAACAGTACTTTTTCCTTAGAACATTTCCGGAATCAGATCCACATCAAACAGGATTCCTTTTCACAAGAGCAAAGAGAAGTGTTGTATAATGTACTTGAAAAACAGCTTTCAGGATTTACTCTTTCGTCCGGACAAAAGAAAAATATGGACCTTTTGAAACTGCCGGATACATTTACCATTACCACCGGTCATCAGCTGAATTTATTCTCAGGACCTGTTTTCTTTGTCTACAAAATATTACAGACCATTAAAACCTGTACCTATCTTAAAGAGAATTTTCCGGATTTTAACTTTGTTCCGGTATATTGGATGGCTTCAGAGGATCATGACTTTGCAGAAATCAATCATTTTAAGACCGAGAATAATTATTATGAAACCAATGAAAAAGCAGGAGGGCCGGTAGGGAGAATTAAAATCACCGATACCTATTTCATTTCGGAGTTTGAAAAAGAATTTAAGGACTCCGTTTTTGGGACAGAGCTGATTTTAATGTTAAAAGAAGCTTATAAGAACGGGAATACCCTTACGGAAGCCATCAAAACGCTGGTGAACCGTTTGTTCTCAGAATTTGGATTATTGATGTTGGACGGAGATTCTAAAGATCTTAAACAGCAGGCTAAAGACATTTTTAAAGATGAGTTGCTTCATTTCAGTTTACAAAAAAACTCAAAAAATAAAGTTGATTTCTTGACAGGCAAGTATGGGAAAGTTCAGGTAAATCCACGGGAAATTAATCTTTTTTACCTTACTGAAACCAGAGACCGGATTGATTATAACGGACAGCACTATCTTGTTGTAGATACCAATCTTCAGTTTACAAAGGAAGAAATATTGGCAGAACTGGAACAGAATCCGGAAAAATTCAGCCCGAATGCATTAATGCGTCCGGTATACCAGGAAAAAGTTTTGCCAAACCTGGCTTATATCGGGGGGAATGCTGAAATTATGTACTGGCTTGAGCTTAAAGATTATTTCTCTGCAACCGGGATTCCTTTTCCTATTCTTATCCCGAGGAATTCCATGCTCTTTTTGAAGGAAAAAACGGTAAAGAAAATAGAGAAATTACATCTCAAAACAGAAGATTTCTTTCAGAATTTTACTACCATTACCAATCAGGTGATTATGAAAGATAACACAATCTTACAATTGCTTGAAGATAAAGAAGAACTTCTGGTTCGTAATTTTTCCGAATTGAAAGAAGCTGCCGAAACTACAGAAAAATCCTTTGGAAATATGGTGAAGGCAGAAGAAGTAAGACAATTGAAATCTTTTAAAAGAATGAAAAAACGCTTGCTTCATGCTGAAAAAATAAAACAGAATGAGCTGCTCGAAAGACTTGAAAATCTGTTTTTAGATGTACATCCTTCCAAAATATGGCAGGAAAGAGTTTTCAATTTTAGTGTATTCTTTTCAGATGAAGGGTATTCATGGCTTGAAAATTGTTTGGAAGAAATGGTGGTTCAAGAATCCAAATTAATAATTGTTGCCATTTAA
- a CDS encoding putative porin, translating into MKYILFILFSLSFIAKAQVKPEKPLQKAEDTLVIDSGKKDSLKIFKPTIQDYQYQTQFSEKKVFDTVMTFDKTYIYSQYNNRDNFGRIQPANIGAGFNPLVFEVNAEENLSLLPANKSYMIIGANDVKYYDVKTPTASFIYHNAMRNGAALKSTYTQNIGKRFNFALEYMGLRSQGLYRNSLAANNNTIFSGHYVSKNGSYELFAHYLHQNVNNQESGGITEDDLFQSGDSNYKNRQNAQVNLASTSSQFSYRRYYLSHQLTPFNSEKFPFSIRHTIFHQGNKYFYNQGAIEPYWVTNPTNVITGFPLTTKKYSENLSNTVSLVFNNEKFKLDAGVRYQIIKLGIRDVVARNGVPFPDELKENRIGAVGNLEVKLWDKIQLKSFLEFSNGSQFKSYLKTTNNLKFEPVKDYFVNAKVNFQSAYPSFNYLLNTSVYSNFNYYFENAKNQSVMEIGGSVNLKWFKTELFANYFRIDNYTYIDSNANPRQSESSLNISQIGGEATFSYGKFHLNTRLHFQNTLTNKELLPLPGFIGRANLFYQTQAFKKAAEIQAGLKVYYFSKFASRDYFPVLNEYILPGANSFSIGGQPMMDLYINMKVKKMFFFIEGQQIGTVLSNNKAYAFPHYPVYDFRLNIGIVWYLFN; encoded by the coding sequence ATGAAGTACATCCTTTTCATACTTTTTTCTTTAAGTTTTATAGCTAAAGCTCAAGTCAAGCCTGAGAAGCCTTTGCAAAAAGCAGAAGACACTCTGGTCATAGATTCCGGGAAAAAAGATTCTTTAAAGATTTTCAAGCCTACCATTCAGGATTATCAGTATCAGACTCAGTTTTCCGAAAAGAAAGTTTTTGATACGGTAATGACATTTGATAAAACCTACATCTACTCACAATACAATAACAGGGATAATTTTGGAAGGATACAACCCGCAAATATAGGTGCAGGATTCAATCCGCTGGTATTCGAAGTAAATGCAGAAGAAAACCTGTCTCTGCTTCCCGCCAATAAGTCGTATATGATTATTGGGGCTAATGATGTGAAGTATTATGATGTAAAAACTCCTACCGCCTCTTTCATTTATCATAATGCAATGAGAAACGGTGCAGCACTGAAATCTACCTACACCCAGAATATCGGAAAAAGATTCAATTTCGCACTTGAATATATGGGTCTCCGTTCCCAGGGGCTTTACAGAAATTCATTAGCGGCAAATAACAACACCATATTTTCGGGACATTATGTTTCAAAAAATGGAAGTTATGAGCTCTTTGCCCATTATCTTCACCAAAATGTAAATAATCAGGAAAGTGGAGGGATTACAGAAGATGATTTGTTTCAAAGTGGTGACAGTAACTATAAAAACAGACAAAATGCCCAGGTGAACCTGGCTTCCACAAGTTCGCAATTTTCCTACAGAAGATATTATTTAAGTCACCAGCTTACTCCGTTTAATTCGGAGAAATTCCCATTCAGTATCAGGCATACTATTTTTCATCAGGGAAATAAATATTTTTACAATCAAGGCGCAATAGAGCCATATTGGGTGACCAATCCTACTAATGTTATCACTGGTTTTCCATTGACTACCAAAAAATATTCTGAGAACTTAAGCAATACTGTAAGTCTTGTGTTTAATAACGAAAAATTTAAATTAGATGCAGGAGTTCGCTATCAGATTATTAAACTTGGGATAAGAGATGTGGTGGCTCGGAATGGGGTCCCTTTTCCCGATGAACTTAAAGAAAACAGGATAGGTGCAGTAGGAAACCTGGAAGTAAAACTTTGGGATAAAATTCAGTTGAAATCATTTCTTGAATTTTCGAATGGGAGCCAGTTTAAGAGCTATCTTAAAACCACTAATAACCTGAAGTTTGAACCTGTAAAAGATTACTTTGTGAATGCAAAAGTTAATTTTCAAAGTGCCTATCCTTCGTTCAATTATTTATTAAATACTTCTGTGTACAGCAATTTCAATTATTATTTTGAGAATGCGAAAAACCAATCGGTGATGGAAATCGGCGGAAGTGTAAATCTGAAATGGTTTAAAACAGAACTTTTTGCCAATTATTTCAGGATCGATAACTATACTTATATAGATAGTAATGCAAACCCCAGACAGAGTGAAAGCTCACTGAATATTTCTCAGATTGGAGGAGAGGCCACTTTTAGTTATGGCAAATTCCATTTGAATACAAGATTGCATTTTCAAAATACTTTAACAAATAAAGAATTGCTTCCTTTACCAGGTTTCATTGGAAGGGCTAACCTCTTTTATCAGACACAAGCATTTAAGAAAGCCGCCGAAATTCAGGCCGGACTTAAAGTATATTATTTCTCCAAATTTGCATCCAGAGACTATTTCCCGGTTCTTAACGAGTATATTCTACCTGGTGCCAATTCATTCTCTATTGGCGGACAACCTATGATGGATCTTTATATTAACATGAAGGTGAAAAAAATGTTTTTCTTCATAGAAGGGCAGCAGATAGGAACCGTTCTTTCCAATAACAAAGCATATGCATTTCCACATTATCCGGTATATGATTTCAGATTGAATATCGGAATTGTGTGGTATTTGTTCAACTAA
- a CDS encoding LysM peptidoglycan-binding domain-containing protein, with amino-acid sequence MIKRFFILSSLCMVLGVSAQKSHTVVQGDNPYNIAKKYGMTVDELLKLNPKHKDGKLAIGDVLTIKSDKAATPVVTKTAVAEKVKTATNTNAALGKIVLQPKQTIYGITKQYRISETDLRKLNPELDSHMKIGDEITLPLASIKKYGDSQQVVATEKPAETTAEKVTTPAPVAPADDETYVIQAKDNYYRISKQFGINQQELFALNPGLEEKGLKPGETIKIKKANADPVAEPANPKAKMDSGNEKPSGTTTASVAAGDDYVTYTVQQGDTVFSIVNKFGVSIDELIALNPELSQGLKAGMVLKIKKQDPAYVKKNGDALSVVLMLPFGYSTNETQYRGMALDFLTGAKLAIERNARGGQKLDIKIVDSGNEASFKNSLTQINPENTDLIIGPFFKSNVIDVLDFTRNQKIPIVAPFANSPELYNYSNLIIVETNNQTYADKIVEEVKAVYSDQKIYVVADAKKENANYIKTGLEKAIKNPNIVIVNSPADIQLDQNMMTGQSAPVIAVLANDDMGDAFANKIIGLSKEAHGVKAFSMFYSPVFEKRVDELSQASLVYLMDRKINTDGSFEKEILAAYKAKYCKTPPKYAIVGFDVVNDMLTRENRKGEIFKQMNKVQTQLATKFEFVKSKANGAYVNTGYRVIRLVP; translated from the coding sequence ATGATAAAGAGGTTTTTTATTCTATCCAGTTTATGTATGGTTTTGGGAGTTTCAGCTCAGAAATCCCATACGGTTGTACAAGGTGATAACCCTTACAACATTGCAAAGAAGTATGGAATGACTGTAGATGAATTGCTGAAGTTAAACCCTAAGCATAAAGATGGCAAGCTGGCTATTGGAGATGTTTTAACGATAAAATCAGACAAAGCAGCCACGCCGGTTGTTACAAAAACGGCTGTCGCTGAAAAAGTAAAAACGGCAACAAATACGAATGCTGCATTAGGGAAAATTGTTCTACAGCCAAAGCAAACCATCTATGGAATTACAAAACAATATAGAATTTCTGAAACTGATTTAAGAAAACTGAATCCGGAACTGGATTCCCATATGAAAATCGGGGATGAAATTACCTTACCTCTTGCCAGCATTAAAAAATATGGTGACAGCCAACAAGTGGTAGCTACAGAAAAGCCGGCAGAAACAACTGCTGAAAAAGTAACAACTCCTGCTCCTGTGGCACCTGCGGATGATGAAACCTATGTGATTCAGGCAAAAGATAATTATTACAGGATTTCAAAACAATTTGGAATCAATCAGCAGGAACTTTTTGCTTTAAATCCCGGTTTAGAAGAAAAAGGGCTGAAGCCTGGTGAGACTATTAAAATAAAAAAAGCCAATGCTGATCCCGTTGCAGAACCTGCCAATCCAAAAGCAAAAATGGATTCAGGGAACGAAAAGCCTTCCGGAACAACGACAGCCAGTGTGGCCGCAGGAGATGATTATGTAACCTATACCGTTCAGCAAGGAGATACTGTATTTTCTATTGTTAATAAATTCGGTGTTTCAATTGATGAGTTAATTGCCCTTAACCCGGAACTTTCGCAGGGGTTGAAGGCAGGAATGGTTTTAAAGATTAAAAAACAGGATCCGGCTTATGTGAAGAAAAATGGAGATGCCTTAAGCGTAGTTCTGATGCTTCCTTTCGGGTATAGCACCAACGAAACGCAATACAGAGGTATGGCGCTGGACTTTTTGACAGGAGCTAAGCTGGCTATTGAAAGAAATGCAAGAGGAGGCCAGAAGTTAGACATTAAAATCGTAGACTCAGGAAATGAAGCTTCATTTAAAAACTCTTTAACACAAATCAATCCTGAAAATACAGACCTGATCATAGGACCATTCTTTAAATCCAATGTGATTGATGTCCTTGACTTTACCAGAAATCAGAAAATCCCGATTGTAGCACCTTTTGCCAACTCTCCGGAACTATATAACTACAGCAACCTGATTATCGTGGAAACGAACAATCAAACCTATGCTGATAAGATTGTGGAAGAAGTAAAGGCAGTGTATTCAGATCAGAAAATATATGTAGTGGCAGATGCTAAAAAAGAAAATGCCAATTACATTAAAACAGGCCTTGAAAAAGCAATCAAAAATCCAAATATCGTCATTGTTAACTCACCTGCAGATATCCAGCTGGATCAGAATATGATGACAGGACAATCTGCTCCGGTGATTGCTGTTTTAGCCAATGATGATATGGGAGATGCCTTTGCCAATAAAATAATCGGCCTTTCTAAGGAAGCACACGGGGTAAAAGCTTTCAGTATGTTCTATTCTCCCGTCTTCGAAAAGAGAGTAGATGAATTGAGCCAGGCAAGTTTAGTGTACCTGATGGATAGAAAAATCAATACGGATGGTAGTTTTGAAAAAGAAATCCTGGCGGCTTATAAAGCCAAGTATTGTAAAACCCCACCAAAATATGCCATCGTTGGTTTTGATGTGGTAAACGATATGCTAACCCGGGAAAATAGAAAAGGAGAAATCTTTAAACAAATGAATAAGGTGCAGACTCAGCTTGCAACGAAATTTGAGTTTGTAAAATCCAAAGCCAATGGAGCGTATGTAAATACCGGTTACAGAGTAATCAGGCTGGTACCTTAA
- a CDS encoding RagB/SusD family nutrient uptake outer membrane protein — protein MKKSFFKIFLAAGLFFVSSCSDDLLEPYTPGSLTEEQALTNVSDLRLLMNGAYSSFNSRAESEFVSVFTDEVGIGYANGGQGLSSEWVFQMTPNSSLPSAIWAQSYASLARINRVLEYGNKVASSTAAGNTENDRKKVLAEAYALRAYHHLRILAYFSTNMKDDSALAGILATRSFDYTEPGQKRSTNGEFYTLIFADLDKSINLFTEAGANSISTANDRLFVNKYFAMGVKARAYAYKGDYPNAEIWANNVITQSGVVLANKTQYRNMFFNDSDLTTSPTTSEVIFKLKRNAVSNAQGYNLHNAWCSVRPRLDGSPFYEVGRSVHNILNPANLPAAGLSTAIADVRANVIIAPSSRIDPGYATSFDYRNSDVIVINKHGGVATGTSTAGVTTSNGFNNDIKIMRLSEMYLIKAEARAAAGDYAGAATAVDAIRDARYGSNQATPVYTTPVAAWRGILNERRIEFAFEGYRFLDLKRLATLANTGIDRNPADYSSSSANFPGANPTNLPMTSHKWALPIPQVETNANPGIGQNPGY, from the coding sequence ATGAAGAAATCTTTTTTTAAAATATTTTTAGCTGCAGGATTGTTTTTTGTATCCTCTTGTAGTGATGATTTATTAGAGCCATATACACCAGGTTCACTCACGGAAGAGCAAGCCTTGACAAATGTATCAGATTTAAGGCTGCTGATGAATGGAGCTTATTCTAGTTTTAATTCTAGAGCAGAATCAGAGTTTGTATCCGTATTTACCGATGAAGTAGGTATTGGGTATGCGAACGGAGGACAGGGACTAAGTTCTGAATGGGTTTTTCAAATGACGCCTAACTCCAGTTTACCATCTGCTATCTGGGCTCAGAGCTACGCATCATTAGCAAGGATAAACAGAGTTCTTGAGTACGGTAATAAAGTGGCTTCAAGTACGGCTGCAGGAAATACAGAAAATGATAGAAAAAAAGTATTAGCTGAAGCATATGCCTTAAGGGCGTATCATCATTTAAGAATCCTCGCTTACTTTTCAACAAATATGAAGGATGATTCTGCACTGGCAGGGATTTTAGCAACAAGATCTTTTGACTATACAGAACCAGGACAGAAAAGAAGTACTAATGGAGAATTTTATACTCTGATTTTTGCAGATTTAGATAAATCTATTAACTTATTTACAGAGGCTGGAGCTAATTCAATTTCTACTGCAAATGACAGGCTTTTTGTGAATAAATACTTTGCAATGGGAGTTAAAGCAAGAGCTTATGCATACAAAGGAGATTATCCAAATGCTGAAATCTGGGCTAATAATGTCATTACACAATCTGGAGTAGTACTGGCAAATAAAACGCAATATAGGAATATGTTCTTTAATGATTCAGATTTGACTACTAGCCCTACTACAAGTGAGGTGATTTTCAAATTGAAGAGAAATGCTGTATCAAATGCTCAGGGATATAACCTGCACAATGCATGGTGTAGTGTAAGACCTAGATTAGATGGCTCTCCATTCTATGAAGTAGGAAGATCTGTACATAATATTTTAAACCCAGCTAATTTACCTGCAGCGGGTTTATCTACTGCAATTGCTGATGTAAGAGCAAATGTAATTATTGCACCTTCCTCCCGTATTGACCCTGGATATGCTACTTCTTTTGATTATAGAAATTCTGATGTAATTGTTATTAATAAACATGGTGGAGTAGCTACAGGAACATCGACGGCTGGGGTTACTACAAGTAATGGGTTTAATAATGATATTAAGATAATGAGATTATCTGAAATGTATCTTATCAAAGCAGAAGCAAGAGCAGCAGCGGGAGATTACGCTGGAGCCGCTACTGCAGTAGATGCAATCAGAGATGCAAGATATGGTTCTAATCAAGCTACTCCTGTATATACAACCCCTGTAGCAGCTTGGAGAGGAATATTAAATGAAAGAAGAATTGAATTCGCTTTCGAAGGATATAGATTCCTTGATTTGAAAAGATTGGCAACTTTGGCGAATACCGGGATTGATAGAAACCCTGCAGATTACTCTTCTAGTTCTGCAAATTTCCCGGGGGCAAACCCAACAAATTTACCAATGACAAGTCATAAATGGGCGTTACCAATTCCTCAAGTTGAGACTAATGCTAATCCGGGGATCGGCCAAAATCCTGGATATTAA
- a CDS encoding GYDIA family GHMP kinase, which translates to MNAIFSPGKLMLTSEYFAIDGALVLAVPTRLGQEFFFEEKEDQKFLVFWEAFHQNKPWLRAVIDYKNWQVLETNIPAGAEFILQTLKNVQELSSTKFRHTLTYHLKTNLQFPSDFGLGSSSTLMNNLAEWAGIDPFYLNTISLGGSGYDIAVAKEKTAVLFQNKPEIRYEKVNFAPSFKNDLIFIHLNQKQNSREGISFYKSKKRSQKLVDEFSDITKKVLLCNELDIFSQLMTNHEQKISGFLEIPTVKERLFPDSPAFVKSLGAWGGDFVMSAKFGGFKDYFWEKGFTTVFEWSDIIGL; encoded by the coding sequence ATGAATGCGATATTTTCACCGGGAAAGCTTATGCTTACTTCAGAATATTTCGCAATAGATGGAGCTCTTGTCTTAGCGGTACCTACCAGGCTGGGACAAGAGTTTTTCTTTGAAGAAAAAGAAGATCAGAAGTTTCTGGTTTTTTGGGAAGCTTTCCATCAGAATAAACCGTGGCTAAGAGCTGTCATTGACTATAAAAACTGGCAGGTCCTGGAAACCAATATTCCAGCAGGCGCTGAATTTATCCTACAGACTTTAAAAAATGTTCAGGAGCTTTCTTCCACTAAATTCAGGCATACTCTTACATACCATTTAAAAACAAACCTTCAGTTTCCATCTGACTTTGGACTGGGAAGCAGTTCTACCCTGATGAATAATCTGGCGGAATGGGCCGGGATTGATCCTTTTTACCTGAATACAATCAGTCTTGGAGGAAGCGGTTATGATATTGCTGTCGCCAAAGAAAAAACTGCTGTTCTTTTCCAGAACAAACCTGAAATCAGGTATGAAAAGGTTAATTTTGCTCCTTCCTTTAAAAATGATCTGATTTTCATTCATTTAAATCAAAAACAGAATAGCCGTGAGGGAATCAGTTTTTATAAATCGAAAAAGAGGTCTCAAAAACTGGTTGATGAATTTTCGGATATCACAAAAAAAGTTTTGTTATGTAATGAATTGGATATTTTTAGCCAATTAATGACAAATCATGAACAAAAAATATCCGGTTTTCTTGAAATTCCTACAGTTAAAGAGAGATTGTTCCCTGATTCTCCTGCTTTTGTAAAAAGTTTGGGAGCCTGGGGCGGAGATTTTGTAATGAGTGCCAAATTTGGGGGCTTTAAAGACTATTTTTGGGAGAAAGGTTTTACAACCGTTTTCGAATGGTCTGATATAATAGGTTTATAA